The sequence CAGCCTAAAGTCGTCGGAGAATCTCGTAAAACCCGAGCAAGTTGACAAGGAGGCCAGCAGAGCCAGCTGGTTTCTTGATGATGATCCCTCCCCGAAGCCACCCACATGCACTGTTCTGTGGAAAGAGTTGCTGAGGTTTAGGAAACAGCGTGCCTCCTCTCTTTCGCCTTTCTCTttgaaatgagaatgaatgaaaAATGAATATTCAAGTTCGAGTTGTACGGTTAAACATCACCAACTCTattaatagaaaaataaaattgaggGAAAATATGAAACAAACAAATGAATGgattttatcttgttaattTTGTCTATGATTCATATTCTTTGTTGCTATTACTGGTAATACTTGGTGTGCACATGTTCTATTGGTTAGTTATTTTCAACTTTCTTTGTGATTATTTCATCTGTTTGATTTTCTTGTTGTACAGATGAattttgtgattattttcatcTGTTTAATTTTGTCTATGATTCATATTCATATATGATTTTCAACTTTCTTGAGTCTCATGACTCTAATTTGGAAAGGGTTAGATATCTTTTGATGCAACTAGAGGACAGGATTATCTTTGGATTGGTTGACAGATCCCGCCTAGGTTATGATGCCCGATTCTACGACACGTCGGAGGGTCTTACTGTGACCCAGCAGTTGATGAGGGACGTAGAGAGGTCTCTTGCTAGGGTAAGTTAGTTGAAGTATTTTGTAACATTTTGACAGTCAAATTGAGGTTGTGTGTGCTTTAAATGTAGCTTGGCGCATTTCTGAATGAGGCCAGACGTCCATTCTTTCCGTTGGACTTATCGGGGCATATGGCGTACCCGTCACCAAGGGTAAActgttgatttttattttttttaaattttttttcttaactttCGTTGTGCTTTATTAATTCTAAATTGTTTGAACTCCTGCAGTTTCTGCAAGCTGGGGCTGACGATGTTAATATCAACTCCCAAATATGGGAGATGTATTGCGGGCATCTTCTCCCTAGTTTGGCTATGGAGAGCGGTGATGTAGATGCTGTGGGGATCGCGGATTGTGATGTACGTGGTTTGCGGGTACGTATGCACTTTGCAATTAATAACAAGTTGATTTACTTCTGTTTCGGTAAAAACAAAGCCATCAACTTAGTCTCATTTTTTGCTTTGTGAATACGAGTTTCTAATTGTGGTAGCTGGCACATGCAGGGCCTCGCCTTGTTTATAACCTTTCCGTTATGCACTTGCAGGTTATCTCGGAGAGGATCCATTTGGGTTTGTTTGTTGCAGAGTCAAAATTTAGAGCCTCACCCGACATGTACAAAACTGCCATATTAACAAAGGTAAAAATAACATTTGGAATATAAACTATAGTaaaaagataataacaaacatgttttggttttaaACTTGTCCAGGACCGGGATAAAGTATTGGATTTGCTTACGTATCCAAAAGTTGAAGAGAAAGTTAAACAAAGGGTGGTGGATAAAGCTGCTAAGTACGAGCAAGGAGCTGGTAAAGTTGCGAGCATGGTAGGCAACCTCTTTGGTGAGTGGATAATGCCTCTCACCAAAGAGGTTCAGGTGAGATATCTGCTCAAAAGAATGGATGGTGTTTCTGAGTAAAACAAGCTGTTCCACTATTCTGATCTCTGATAGTTGGGAAACAAACTTTCAGTTGCATACTCTGTTTTTCATACTGTTCCACTGTTGGCCTGATAGATTGCTGGGAAACAAACGTTTGGTTGCATGCTCTGTTTTTCAAACTGTTCCACTTTTTTGACCTCATTACTGGGAACAAACGTTTAGTTGcatactcttttttttttcctgatgATATGTgtaatcgactgcggtgagatTTGTTtcttacaataaaaaaaaaacattattagGATCACCATTTTGTTGGTCATTTATAAATTTGTTTCCTgattaacaaaaatattttggtttggatcattattttgttggTCATTTAGAAATAATCGAGTATCTTTATTTTATCAGGAAAGTGATCgaaacaattaatcaaaattttaaaaagcaATCGATAAACTCATAAATTGGCTGGAACCGATCATATATCATAATTACATAAATTTTGTACGtagttaaaaaaatttattgagaCATGAtgcttttttaatttaatttttcatagatttcgattatttaattgtttgatagacttgatttttttgttttttcaaaacttgtgaAAAATAAGTAAATATATGAGGGTAGAAGTAGCTCACAACCATAAATATAtgtattgtttttaatttttacattcaccaaatttgcaaaaaaaaaaaaaaaaaaaaaaaccgggTACCCAATTGCGGGTACCCGACCTTACCCGAAAAAATCGGGTACCCGATTTATTCAGATCGGGTTCGGGTAGTCAAAATGACTACCCGAAATGTCGGGTACCCGACATATAGAGTATCCGACCCGATGAAATCCGACCCGCGCCCACCCCTACACGTGCGTAGCAGTTGTTTCTTTCTAGTATGTATTATAAACGACAAAATTGATTTCGACATTGTGATTAAGATAtttaatgagttgttaagtaaaTAATTAGCTTGTACTTTCCCACTACAAAAAACGAATTTTGGTGtttgttttgatttaaattcttatcAATTATCATACAATTTGTAtatatttcttttattaaaaattccTCGTTTCatcatcaaaaaaatatatattattcaaaCTTTTTCTTATGGTACtttcaacaaaaaatttatttggctTGGAACTTTTGCAGCCTAACCCAATAAGtttatgaataaaaaaaattacatcatTCAGTCATCTTTTGAGAAATGTTATCATAATTCAAATTATTCGGTCAGAAAATCAACTTAGTAGTATCTTTGGCTAGTTAATTAAGAGTTTGCATTAGTCAATTTTCTTACGGGTATATCCTATTCGACCGtgaaaaaaattacttttaacTATAGATATTCAACCACAAATATAGATCCATGAGATCAATCTCACAAAAGTTCTAATCTATTTAACAATAAATAGTTACTTTttcaatcatcaaattatcACTTAATTATTCATATTTTCTTTCGATTAAAATATTTGTCAATATCACAGCttgaatttgaattaatgtaTTATTCATTTGTTTCATTTGTTTCTTTTGagctgaatatatatttatgatatattttaaatcttattttgttattcCTATTACTTATAAAAAAATGAATATATAGCTCGATAATTCATAATGATattctaaaatttaaaatcaataAAAGTTTCTCATTAATCTTACATGACTatatattcaagaaattcctAACACATTATTTAAATCTCAAACAGTCActaaatcaataaattaaaatttacattaattttatataattttgaaattagCTCATAATTTTAACTCCACAAAAACTAAAGTGGAATTTTAACAACTTAAACTCATTGAAgtgtattaaattatatttaaaaaattaaattagtaTTGATCGGACTTTTGATAAAGACTACGTGACTTATTTTTTGTTTGGAGGAAGAAAATTAAACAAAGAAAAGATAAAGGAGGagaataaagaaagaaaattttGTTAGAAAAAACTTTGGGAGAAGACGCGAGGTGTTGGCTGACAACCGCAAAACTTGGTATATCATGAAAAAGGGTATCGGAATTCGGATGTTTCGTGCAAAAATCGATTATTTTCAAATTGGAAAAAGAAAATGTGGATTGAAATTTGAAAGTGGACAAGAAGAAGTATgtaaattataattattgttTTGAGGATGAGAAGTACGTAAAATTTGAGAGCTTGAGTATTTAATTTGCAAAACATTTGAAATGCTGAAGTCATTACATCGTGTTGTTACTACCATTCCAATGTTTCACCATTCGTTTCACCTCatttttaaatcataaaattcTTGTGAAACGATCGATTTAATTTTGTAATATGAATTTTTTGTATGAATCAACTAATTCTTAATATAAATTAGCGATAATACACATGCATTGagtattattttcatatatgtttattttaaaactattttcatatatgtataactcgaaatattattttcatataattatatcttttttggtaatttcgacgataaaaagatcttataataccaaacacatcaacatctttaagttatttaacataagtttatccaaacactttaacaacttatttttaaaataagttctaacagcttataagctcgtaaaacatcttttaagctctaggagcttataagctctttttaataagtttagccaaacaccctcttaatAAGGTCTTTTTCTAAACTGCACGTAGATACTAATGAaatacagaaattaaaaaatttggagttgaaaataaaaataggtAGATCTTAATTTGGATATGTAGCAAATTATAATAAGCTGTATGACATATAGAACAATATaaaatgaaacaaaattttaaaaaaagttatatATTTAAAGTACGCGATATATAATAGAAAGTAACCAAGAGTATCGACCAAAATTTACTAATGTTTAAACCATAATTTATTGCACTACTAAAATAAACATAACGACAACCTAGCTATGATCAAACTAAAATAATTATCACAACTGaatgattaaaaaaaagacaaattatgctaaaaaataaaatactaccaataaaactattatttatttaaataatacttAACATTCATGACTTTactataatttattatatattttttaacctATTTTCTAATATGCTATATTGTggataattatatttatataattaccATGGATCTGTAAAGCGATATCAGTTATCATAAATTCATTgtgaataataaaattttaaatgataaataatatataataaataatataatacatgAAATAAATATCAAACAAGCTAGTTCAATCACTAATGAAATAATTCGAAtagtatttattttatgtaaaataaaataataaaaatgtatggATGCATTGTTCATTACTTTGACCCTTAAATTAAAAGTTTTCTAAACCTTAAATGCCTTGTATAACGTTTAACATGAAAAATTTGagatataattcaaataaattaattttcataagcTATATGCTAATTATACAAAAAAATCATTGAATATAATCCCATAATCACAAATACTTGAAATACAATCGATAAATAAACTTTCataaaataatgaaataatatataacctaaaattaatattctttaagactattatttataactttaaCCCAtgcatatgtatgtatataataCATTGAATTCTTATACTACTAATATAATATTGATGAATcaataatttttggaaaatcaattttaaattatttttgaatccTCTTGACTCTTTTAATAAGTGTAAATTAATTACATGAATATATTGGTGACTGTCCCTAGCTATCATTTGCATGGGCTTAAATGATTCAATTTGCAAGACAACACATTTCTTTTGTACGTACGTATATAGCCAGATAGATATAGATTTCTGGAGAGGCATGCATTATTCAAATTTCTCATGCATGCATTGTAACCTTAAAGTTATTTGGCTAGATGTTCTTGATCAGTGCTTCTTGAAATTTATGATCATTATGCGGATCATGTTTGTTTTTCAAGAAAATGTGGAAACATGCGATAGACAAAAGGCACTTTTTTCAAACATTGAAAGCCTCTGATTGTGGAGAAAAATGAACTTTATCTCCTCCCCATGAGACAAACTTTTCCTTCCCTTTTGACAGATTAAGTTACAGTCCAATTTTCAGGCCCTTTTTGGAGATTATAGTTTGACATAGAACAAGAAAGTGAATGCTTTCAGATGCTACGTTGATGGCTACTATGGAGGTGGCCGGAATGAAGGGGGCGACACGGCTGGTGAACCACTCATCGGCAGCGTGAGGGTCGGAGCTCAAGTTGGCCACGTGCGAGTTTTCGACCGCGACGATGAGGTCTATGCCAGTGTTTGAGAAGGCTTGGAGGATCTCGTTGTTGGTGTCATAAATCTTGACCTTGTTAATGAGGGTGGACTGAAGCAGCTGAGCCACCCGCTTCGGTGGCGGGAGGTTGTCTCCGACCGTGCCGTAGTTGATGCCCACGGCCGAAACTTGCGGCGGTGGGCTGAGTTGGAGGAGAAAAATTAGGAAGAGAAATACAAGGAGATTTGCAAGGGACATTGCCATTGGTTTTTAATTTGCGTGATTTTCTTTGAGAGTGAGTGAATATATCTTGCTAACCAATTGCTACTACATGTGTTCTATATCCGGctttatttaaattctaaatgttgaaatataaaatatgtACTTTTGGGGAGGGATTTAGGAAACGAGTCCCACTGTCAAATTTGAATAAGCCCCTTTTGTGCTGGATTGCATTATTGTATGTCCATTCTTTTGACTAATTGCCATTTTTCCTGAGATTCTTGCAATGTTAAATCATTTTTCATACAAAATATTGATGTGCCATGATCGTAtgagagcaaaaaaaaaaaaaaaaaaaaaaggagactaaaataaatatataatttcatttataaatgaaaagaataataaaataaatacaactcTCAAGCAGAATCAAACAAGCGATTAAGTTTTTTAGGCTAATgaaaattagatatttatatagacttattttttaaaacaaaagctTCAATATTCTACTTGCAAATGAGATACAAAATGTTTGGAATATAGATACTTATATAGATATATTTGGGAAAGTACAAGATTAATTCTTCATTGTGAAATTTCAATATTGAAAAGCATAATGTCCATTCTAAACTCTTGATATTAAAAAGCATTATAAATTTTTCTCCTGGTTAATTTTCACTTTTGGGACCAtgtctttgttttgtttcaaattttTCATCCTTCAATTAAAATCAGCAATATTCTCCTCATTTTCAATCTCTATGGTATCTCTTTTGGAGGAAGACTGACTTAGATTTTTTTTCGCGGTTTTGCCATTTTCTCCATGCATTTTAATATGTTTTTgggaaaatagtttttttttttttccattaacgtgtttattttttggttttggtccattaactttcaATATTtgggtacactaacttttagtTTAGGCTAATTTGGTCGAAATGTTGATGTGACACCGGAAAAAATGCTGACGTGACGTCGAGAAAATATAACATCGTACCGGAAAATATGGACTTTTCAACATACCACGTCAGCAATTGGACCAAAATCATCGAAAATTTAAAGTTAGtgtaaaaaatccaaaaatggacaaattaatggaccaaaattttttttatatattttttaaaggaATGCTATCAGTTTGGTCTATTTTAATCTAATTTATTTACGATCTTTAACTCAATTTTTAGccttgtatttatatatatcacATTAACCAAATTTTTTCATAGACCCATATCAATCTCATGTATCATTACgtgttaattattttattatgcttaataaatttttttttgtccatTAATTTGTCCATTTTTGGTCTATTTTAATCTAATTTATTTATGATCTTTAACTCAATTGTTAGCCTTGTATTTATATCTATCACATTAACCAATTTCTTCCATAGACCCATATCAATTTCATGTATCATTACgtgttaattattttattatgcttAATTTTGAATGAACTATCTAAATTAGTTAAGAACTTATGTGTTTAAGAAAAATACACTTGATCTAGTATTGCTGCTTAATATATTTTTCGAACAACCCAAATTGGATCGCATTGTACcttaattttcaattatttaagAAAATCGcgattaaaaaataaatcttaGACTGGATCGCATTATATCATGATGTGgtgctaatttttttataaaaccaCGTCGACTGCaccatttatttaattattattttatatcttatgattattaaatatataaataagagaTTGCTAATTCCAAAAAAATACTGACTTGTCAACCTGCCACGTCAGCAATTGGAGCAAAATCactgaaaattcaaatttagtgtaaaaaatccaaaaatggaCAAATTAATGGACcacaaaaatttattatatattttttaaatgaatgtTATCGGCTTGGTCTATTTTAATCTAATTTATTTACGATCTTTAACTCAATTGTTAGCCTTGTATTTATATCTATCACATTAACCAATTTCTTTCATAGACACATATCAATCTCATGTATCATTACatgttaattattttatcatgcTTAATTTTGAATGCACTATCTAAATTAGTTAAGAACTTATGtgtttaagaaaaaaaaacacttgATCTAGTATTGCTgctcaatatatttttttgaaccCAAATTGGATCGCATTGTACctaaattttcaattatttaagAAAATCgcgattaaaaaataaatattagacTGGATCGTATTATATCATGATGTGgtgcaaatttttttataaaaccaCATCGACTGCaccatttatttaattattattttgtattttatgaTTATTAAATATACAAATAAGAGATTGCTATTTTAACCAATTTATTTACAATCTTTAACTAAATTTTTAtaccttatatatatatatatatatacacacacacacacacacacgtatatatacacattaaatatttttataagctTAATTTTGAATGTACTATTTAAAATTAAGATCTCAAATACAAATTTgacacaataattcaaaaggACGTACAAATCACTATGTGGATACAATTAATTAGTTAACACAcaaaaagataaataaaacaCATTTTTACGTTATTTATTTAACACAATAAATGAAAAAGATAAGAGGACATTCCATAGACACACACATCAATCTCATATATCACTATGCctgaattatttttataatgttTAATTTTGAATGCACTATTTAAAATTAAGATCTCAAACACAAATTTGACACAATAATTTAAAGAGAAAACACCTCATTACATGACACGGTgccaaattttcttttataaaatcCCATCGATAACACCtcttatttaattgttatttttatattttatactttttaattagatttatatatatttagtaTTTCCtgcaatatttatatttattaattactaaatataaataagatattgctaatttacaaattatatcatttttttgaaaaaaaaaatactatcaGTTTGGTCTATTTTAACCCAATTTATTTATGATCTTTAACTCAATCGTAgccattatattttatatatctatCATATTAAGCAATTTCTTCCATAGATACACATATGAATTTCATGTTTCACTACccgttaattatttttatcatgctTAATTTTGAATGCATTATCTAAAATTAAGATCTCAAACACAAATTTGACACAATAATTTAAAGATATACAAATCTCAAATGGATACAATTAATCAGTTAACACAGAAAAGGATAAATAAAACacgatttaaattatatatttaacagaATAAATGAAAATGATAATAGGACAACACAAATTTAACCCAATTACACATGTATACATAGAAAATGGACATTAATATAAGGACACAATTATAAGAAGACAACACAAATTTAATATAAGGGTAAAATGGACATAATTAGAacacatatttaatttatttatttaacacaATAAATGAAGAAGATAAAAGGACAATACAAACTTAACACAATTACAATATAGATATAAGGGCAAAATGGACATTACACAATTCAACTCATCCTTTTTAATAGAAATATAAGATTTTCAATTTTCACCTTGTAttgattcttcttcttctttttcgtcTTCCGCTTTTGAGATGTTTTACTCTACTACTcttggatattttatttagttatttatataCCGGTTATATACCGGTACTAATGTCAATGCCAAATCACTAAACGGTTGATGATGGTTTGCTAAACCGGGGCCCGGGCTGTCAGGGTAGTGAAGTGGGCCTGACGTGATGGCCAGGCTAGTAGAGGTAAAGTGTGATCTGTCCCTCCCTGATCGAGATGATCTGCACACAAGGGAAAGGAATGAAAGCACGTTAGTGGGATGCCGGAAGGTTTTCCGGCGGGgtcactccgatgcttaagtcagactTAGAAATAGAGTGAGCTTTTT comes from Henckelia pumila isolate YLH828 chromosome 4, ASM3356847v2, whole genome shotgun sequence and encodes:
- the LOC140860755 gene encoding glucan endo-1,3-beta-glucosidase 7-like, which codes for MAMSLANLLVFLFLIFLLQLSPPPQVSAVGINYGTVGDNLPPPKRVAQLLQSTLINKVKIYDTNNEILQAFSNTGIDLIVAVENSHVANLSSDPHAADEWFTSRVAPFIPATSIVAINVASESIHFLVLCQTIISKKGLKIGL